The nucleotide sequence GCTAATTTATCAAAAAATGATAAATTATAATTTGGaggatgtttttttctattttttagaGATGAATTATTACACACTTAAATGCCTTTAATTCACTGGAGCTGGGTTGGTGAGGATTGTCTTGGTCACGCCCTCACTGGGTGCAGTTCCCCCACCTGCCACGTGATGGCGAGAGTGAGCAGAAAGTCCCAGTTCTTTCCTCCAGCATCATCAGTGGTGAGTAGGTGCAGTCGGTGGTGTTTGAGCACCGCCGCACAGGAATGTGGAGGGATCACACTTCAGCATAAGAGCGGGTCGTTCTTGCAGTGGGTGAGGAGATTGTGTGCAGCTACATTTTTGAGATCAGTGACTTTGTTTATTGGCTCTCCAGAGGAAAATTCAAAACTGCCTCCAGATAATGCTGATGCTCTGAACTGTGCGATCACTATACCATTTTATGGATAAAGCAAGGATGTCAAACAGAAAGTCAAAGACCAGCTTGCCAGAGAGAATAATCTGGTCCTGGGATTACCAAGAGGTTTGTGGGGCAGACAGGGTCGTTCTGATTTTATTGATGGAGGGGCGATAACAGTTGATGTTATGAATCTTAATATTAGATTTGTGAAAATAAGAATGAATGAGTTCATGGGGTTGTGttcaaatgagagaaaatatagaaataaagaCAACGTGAgcataataaaaacacaacacagatttgAATAGAGTGGCAAAATGTTTGTGTCCCacacaaaaaagacagaaaaaaaggagaaaacaatgtGCAGATTTTGAGTGCACAATGTGCACCTCCCTGCATTCTGCTTATctgcttatttttatttttagtcatTTATATTTTTCACCCATTGGACAGACAGTAAAATGCAGCTTGCAATCTCAGCATTGATCATGAAATGCATTTTCCTATGCATGAAGTCAAGGCCATTGTCAATAAAGGTCTGATCAAATTTTTGGCCATACTTGCTAACAATGATgaccagaaacaaacaaacaaacaaacaaaaaacccaaagcCTGCAAAAGAAGTTGATTAAAAACCTCATAAAGGCAgccgaggtggaggagaaccaggtCAGGCTtaacaaactgcagaaatgtattGAAAACAAAGACCAAGAGGACAAGTTCTTCTCTCAAACCTCTCTCTCCACAGGCCAAAATACACTGTCAGCAGTCACAGCGCCACCTGGGGGACAAGCTTCCAGTTGCTGATGAGCAAGGATGCAAGAACTCATACTACAATGCTGCTTGCTCCTTTAATTTATTGATCAAgaaagttttattcattttagcCATCAAAATCTTTCATAAAAGATTTGCAATTATTCATTTCTATGCACTTCGTAAACACACAGGCAAAAGGTGTTTCTTTATTTGGGGCCTTTATTTAGAACGCCTTTCCAAGAGTTGCTGTTTTTAAACGCAGGATACAAAAATGATAGTTCATCTGATTTCAGTCACTTTTGCAGCTTGAACTGTGATGTAATGTTTTTATCAGTGTGAAAGTTGAACGTTGCCGCACTACATAAGGTCATAAATAGCCATGAGTTGACCCCTGCAATAGCAAAGTCAATGTACTTCCATGGTTTAAAAGGAAACGCAGGGTATTTATGTCTgtagcaccattcagacacaagacaATTCAAAGACTTTACAGGGAAGCACAGGAAATACGGTAAAATATGGAGGTTCTTAATCGGAAGCGGTTAAGattgtgaaaaacattaaaacaaagtgatAAAGAAAGGAATTTAAAGGATAAATCCACAACTTTGTTCAGGTAATGggaataaaataagaaaaaaaaaatattgatcaaagaaaaatctgaacaaataacattttcattCCTGATGTAAAATATGTGTCAACAGTCCTCAGATGTTCAGGAAGTTTTTAATACAGGTGAGGAGCATATTTACTAAAAGTTGCTTCAACTTGTTTACTTCTGCTTCTGGgagtaaacctcttcctgaggggCTCAGGGGCCTGGATGTTTCCTATTCTTCAAGTCAATCTGAGATGCATTCAGGCCAGAgaccattcaaagctttaaagaCAAGAAAACAGATGAAGTTCAGGTGTCCAGAAACATGTACAATTAATCCATAAGCAAGACTCACCACGTTTGTGAAAATGAGAACCAGTTCAAACAAATGCATGAACAAGATGTTCTGAATTTTCCAACCATTCGTCTATTTGATTATTGGGATACTTCTCAGGTTGAAGGCTGATTTTGTGGAATTTGAATTTCAGCTCTGAGTCATTAGTTACACCCAAATTTCTGGCTTGATTTGTTGTTTTGCGTGGCACGAAGTCAAGATGAATGCTGATATTTGAGCTTTccttttggtgaaaaaaaaaaaatcaaactatctcttcttttttctgaattGGATTTTAAAAACGTTTATGTCGCATTGAAATCAATTCACATTACAGTAGATTACAGTATAAAAGGGTCATAATAGcatgtaaataaaaagaaaaacggtTTTTCTGAAGAGttcattaagaaaataaaaggtgGTCGGTGCCTTTATTCTGAAAAGCCGGAGCGGATGTTGTTCTCATGGCTGCGGGAGCTTTCACGCCGGTGCCGAGTGGCCCGTTGAGCCCGATTTGAACCGGAGTCTGATCCAAAACAGcagcgtctgcctctggctcggatctttttcttctgtttttctggatCTACACATCACACATCAGCTGCGGGATGCCTTCTAATTTCCAAGGTAAAATAAATAGATATGAAAAAACGAGCTTTTCTCCCCGCTGCCTCTGCGTGTGTCGCCAAGATTAGAGTCCCTACAATAGAGCATCTGAGGCCGACAGCTAAGCCCGTGTCGATATCAACCCgcgatttctttctttcatttattttaaatgtgccGTTTTTGCAGGTGGGAAAGCCTTCGGGCTGTtaaaggagcagcagaggcaaAAGCTGGAAGAAATAAACAAGGTAAGGTGGCCGCTCGCTTCATCTCCACTTGACgggaatttgaatttgaatgtaATGAGCCTGCATACACTTGACTTGGCATTGGCCTTGCATTTGAACGCACCACTGGGAgagactgggaggaggaggaggaggaggaggaggatggtgCTGGTGCACCGCGCTCAGGTTTAACTGACTCCCGAAGTGCCCGTGAATAATAAACGGCCCTAAATGGCCCCGGTCACTTCATTGATCCCGCGCCCCGTGGTCTCTCACGACACTTGTTGAGTTGCATGCCGCCACACCGCCTctccctctgacctcctccatgGTCGATCGATACGACGCCTCTGCTCTGCACAGACAGGTGCTTTGTTGAGCCTCCGCGGGCCCTGTCTGGTCAGATGTCTGCAGCGGTCTGCACAGATTACCTCCATGTCTGCATAATCTGCGTTTCCCTCCGCTCCCCTGTCATCTGCGCCCTGCAGGAGGGAGCTCCTCTGACATTTCTGAGCACAGCTCCAGTCTCTGATCCTGTGGTTTCACAGCCCTCCTTTGTTCCTGATAGGTGAACATCTAAAAATAACAGCCCAGATCGAattccaccttttttttcttgatgtccTGTGCAGTTCTTCTGGGGTTAACCGGAGAGGATTTACATCCTGATGTAAAGAAACATGCTCACAGTGATATGGATGACTGGGGTTATCCATGTGTGAACAGCTGATgcagtttgatttaaaaatgcagacacccagAGGCGTCATCAGAACAGTTTGACTGCTGTGGCCAATGCTCAGGATGTGTAAATACAGATGTTCAGTGTGTTGAATTGTCTAAATTATCATAGTCATTGCTGCTTTTATGTTTATATGACAGCAGTGGTTCCCAGACTCTGTTTTTTTAAGCCTGATGCCCAGTGGGCAGCTCTCAGACCTGTGCAAGATGCATTGTTTTCAATTTCTTGAGGAACCGGTCATCCTCCAGTCGAAATGCAGTTCGATCCCCCGTCTCGCTCTGTCCACATGTGGAAGTTGCATTGAAACATACACGTTTTATAGTGAAAAGTGACAAATCCATGCAACTGATGTtgtaaacattaacattttCATGTTCATTATGGTGAATttcttcttgaaaaaaaaaaaacaactatgaTTTGGTTAGACTAAATCATATGAGGTAAGATTGAAACTAGTAACAATCCATTGTCATTGGTGCTTGTGCTCATGCACTGATGTGATCGCCGATGATGAAGGCTAAAGAAACATTTAGGCAGGAAGTGGAAAATCTTCAGCATTGGAAGGTGCCAATCAGCATCACTTTGAAGAAGTCCAACAGGCTGAAAACTCGAGCCAACAGCAGAAAAAAGCTGTGTGGCGCTGGCAGAGGAGATTTGGGAAATATTTCATTGAGAAGGAAATGAGATTTATTTCCAAGACATTGCAACAAAGAACACACATTTTATCACTTGTGGACAGTTCTTATATGGTGGGGTCGCGGTCGTGATGCAGCATGAGTGAGTCAGGCCTCCACCGTAAACATCCAGTTGTGGCGTTTATCTTTTTCTCCCTTAATTAGGAGCTGGGCAGACACACAGGGGTCAGCGTGGAGAATAACCTCACTCCCCGTCTCCCGTGCGCTCTTTTCTTTCAAGAGAAGATGGAGAACGACTCCCACGTGGCAGATTGCATCATTATCGTTTCATTAGAGCAGCTCCCTGCAGGCTGTTTGGTACCCATGTGAGCTGTTCCCATTAAATGAGCACAGTGATGAATAATGACAAACCAGGAGAAGACCTTAACACCATCAGTCATCATTCTCAAGTAGAATGTCAATGTcaggtttgttttcctgttttcaggaaTATCTGGAAGACCAGAAATACAGGGACGAAGACGACCTGCCTGAGAAGCTGGAACGCTTCAAAAGTAAGCACATCCTCCTCCCAGATGTTTTCATATCTCCTGTTTTTGACTGCgactgtttctttttcctcccctccaAATATCGAGGGTGGGACGCAATCTTATCctcaatgtgtgttttgtgtcttttggcaggctacacacacacacacacacacacacacacacacacacactttagcctctcatcattttgtttttctctgtgggaAAACCTCAATGCTGAAGTTTTTTTGAAAGATTTGCAAGGCCAAGTCCTCGGTGGCCCGGGAGGAATGTGCCGGGGCGTTTCTCTGCTTGTTGTTTCAATCTTCAGAACTTTGCTGGCTGAAATCGTAACTCCTGGGAGctaaactgaaaacatcagTACTTGCTGATTACGGTAATAAAATTGCAAGAGAAGTAAAGTCCTCGTCCCCGGTCCTCAGAAATTACACTTGTGTGTTTCTGACAGCTGCAGAGTGTTCACCTTCCGACTGTTTACTTCAATAAGCGCGCGCACGTCTTGAAGTGAGGAATATCCTCCAATGTCCTACTTAGTTTGTGAGCTTGCTGGAGGAAATGGAGCAGCAATGTATAAACAGAAAGACGACCTGACACCCAGGTCCTGGGagactttttttcctctttccatACTGTCCCAGTGACCCAGAGGTCGGCATCTTTACGCTGCCGTTGACTACCAGCCACTCCACATCAAGGCTCATAGATCTCACTGAAACATGAGCGTGACGGCTTCAGTAAGCATTTTGTTCACTCATCAGGACTGAAGCGCATACTGAGAAAGTTAATTTTGGTTTATTGCTTCATCTTTGTGAAGCTCACAAAGTAGTTTCTTTTAACTACATAAGCAGTCCTGATCTTTACTGGTGCTGTTATAGCATAGTAAAGTAAAATCCAGCTTTTTCCGCTCAGTAAGCTGATGAGGATTCACATAGTAATTGACAAGGAATATTATTTTCTCTAAAAGTTGCTCATCACCAGATGCACCATGggattttatatttttctaaaaTCTTTGACTTCAGCATAATGTTCTATAAAAGAAAGCAAACTTGTGGTGCTTTACTGAGAAACAATAACAGGCCCTGATAAACAGCAGCATTTCGAAAGAAGCACATTGTTtctgcgttttcatttcagaaaagtttcacagttTACAGGTTTTGAAAATGGTGTCTGTTTActcagaaacactaaaaactgTGAACAGCAGTCCCTGTTGCAGGTTAATGTCCAGTTGAACATGAGCTGCTCTGGTGTAGGGACTCCAAACCAGTTTTCCTTCTGGTACTTGATGAAAGTATTGACCGTGACTGTGAATTTGGTTCTACAGAGTGAGTGGGTGGACCCTCAAATGACCGGTCACACTCATCCATAGTCACTATCAAACCATGGTAAACAAATACTGATCTCTATATTTCACGTTTGTATCCATATTCGTATGAACGTTcttaaaaaaagtgattaatGGGTTGTTAAACTgcacaataaagaaaatgatgatCATCATCATTTCACCTAAAGGTCACTAAGCATCAGCATTTGCTCATATTATTAGATTCATTATAAAAAAGCTTTATTATTACATGTTTCTGATGTTGAAATCAAAGAACTgagtgcatttttttcctcatcatgTTCGTGACGAAGTAAAATAATAGTTTGTTTGGTAGATTTATTGTGGTTTGTTACCGAGTTTGACGGCCTCGTTCTCGGAGCAGCTGACATAAATCTGTCTGCATCAACGCCGGCCCGGGGTTTATTCAGTTTCTAACTGCCTGCCTTTACGAGGTGATAACCACGCTCCCGGCCTTTTACCGACACTCACACTTTTTATGTCTCTTCCTCCCAAGCAGGAGATGCCGTGACTCTCCTGTATGACTCTGACACTTATTATAAAGACGAGCTCTCCCACTCTGCGGGCTTTTATGAAACCCCCGCCCCACGCCGCCACCCCCTGCCACGTCTTTGTCAGCGGGTCACTCCGAGCCCCAGCAATgtcaagaaaatgttttcaacacGACACGCATGAAAAAAGATCAGATTAATGGATTTGCCACGCTGTTATTATCCACTGCTTTTCTTGCTGGTTGCTGGATAATTATGTTTCTAACTTTATGAAATGCCGCTGGGGTGTTTGTGTACGTTTTGGCAAATTAGCGCCGCTGAAGGCATTTCCTGTCGGAGAGCATACACACGGTGACCGCTGCGCTATCGGGATGCTAGTGAGTGAATGTTCGAcgctttttgttttgcagcaaGTCTGTGGGAAAGGTCTAGAAATCCAGACTTTCCCTTTAATCGCCACATTCAGCCAAAGTGGGACAGGCTGAAAATTCCTTTCATACATCAGGTGTAGGCTGTATAGCTTAGATTATAAAGGCCTGACACAAATAAGGAGTTGTGAGGAGAATGGAAATGAACAGAAACCTACATTGACACTCGTATCTATCTGtctatatgtgtatgtatagaCAGACATATATAATTGATGCTTTGTTTAGAATTTGTCAGTTTTGCGATTGGCTGAAGGAATCTAGGTCAGGAGGAAACACCGAGGAGCTGGTTTTGTTGAGCTGAGACGCTCTCTGTGGCTGCAGATGATCAACAGGCTGCACGGCGACAAGTGGCCCTCTCAAAaaactgctctgtgtgtgtgtttgtgtgtgtgtgtgtgtgttgggaggcCCACTCCTCAGAGTTTACGAACAGGGTTACTATTGTCCTGTCCCACTCCCCAAAGGGGTTCACACAGTTAACACAGtcccctctcttctccctcccaacacacacacacacacacgtacagagcTCCCATTGTGGGACAGAAATAGCAAGTGTAATCTGACTAAAGTGATCTTCCAGAGGAAAGAGATTGAGGGGAATAATTCAGTGAGAAGCAGGGAAATATCTCTTTGACTTTCAAAGAaccaagaaagaaaagagagatttCACGAGAATGAAAATCTGATAATACCCTCTTCTGTATTATTGCTAAAGCACAACATGGTGTGTTTTGTTGTCGTATTCAGACAGTCTGGCTGTTCACAGTGgattgaaatgataaaaaaagtCCCTATCAGGCTCTCAGGAGTtaattttcttcttgttttatgtgtgtaACCTGAAGTTATAcccttttttcttcatcattaatatttcagtccttttttaaTGTAAACGTATGATTTTATCAATATTCAGACAACCATGTGCCTGGTTTGAGCTTGCTGATTgggtgcttttattttggtgcCAGTGTTTTGTACTTCCTCCCAGATTCTATAGATGTGCTTGTCAGGGTGATGGGTGAGTCCAGATTGTCTGTGTGgatgatgttttgtgttgtgacgTGTTTTTACTGTACCCAAAACGCTGGCTGGGCCAGAATCGAATTCCTTGGAGAAACAGGATGGAAGGACAGATGGATACACCACAGACAGGTCACCATCACAGTGCACACAGACTCATATTCAGGCACACGGGCAATTTCTGTgccatttacatgacattttcagtgaaaatgttgcatcttcgtgttttcgtttcagaaaagtttcatgttcccATGGCCAAAGTTCCCAAAGCTTTTAACTAGAGGATCCTGGTTGGATCATGAGTTTGAAGATGCTGTGTCCAGTTTGCATGcctaaaaatgtttgttttacattaaTTGTTGTATAATTTGGCCTTCCTCACCCGCACAGAACATGTGCTGTTTGTATCCTGGTTTTGCCCTTTGCCATTCTGGATTTGCTCCTGCGCCTCTATGTCGCATAAATCTGTAAAGAAGATGGGCGGATTATTCTTTcatattaaatgtatttatcaGCTCTGATATGTCTTTCTGTGAACTCTCATAACTCTTCAGTAAATGTGTCATCTGCTTGGAGAGTCCCAGCGATCCGTCTGTGGCCGCACGGCTTAACGGATCAGATTAAATTCGGGCGAGTAATAACTGGGAGGGAAAACTCTTTATCTGAGCTTTTCagtcctcacatttttttttttgttctccttcCTGATTGCAGCATTTGAACTTAAAGTAGCCTTTTAACTTCCTGACCCCCGTGCCGTTAATCCACCTCTCATTGTCGGCTCTGCTCGGCTGCCCTTTgcctgctacacacacacacacacacacacacacacacacacacacacacacacacacacacacacacacacacacacacacacacacacacacacacacacagaaaccccCACCTGTCattatcagctgtttgtgtcttttcccTTTCGCCAGGTCAGCTGTCGGCACAATGGAAGACTctgaaatccacacacacacacacacacacacacacacacacacactgttcagtGTTCTGCTGACATGCAAGACGGCTCGCGTTGTTCCTCaggatgtggtgtgtgtgtgagctgaaagTAAATAGTCCATAATCGTCTCCTCTGCGCTTGTGTTTTGCAGATAAATATGCTGAGTTTGACCTGAACGACCAAGGAGAGATCGGTGAGTAATAACACCAGCTGCAGCCCCGATAGCGACTGTCAGGCGGCCCGTGTGCGGCGTCGACACGAGGGAGCAGTAATTAATACTGGGCGTGTGTCGTCTGGCCGCCGTGAACACAGGACCTGAGCAGGCTCGTGTGTCACGGCCGTGTCCTGCATTGAGCCAGGCCCAAGAGTGTGAAAGACATTCAGTCATGGAGCAGCTGGGAGGCAAGCACTAGATATGAGCATTGTCTTCAGGTCAGGCAGCAAGCTGCGACAAATCCTTCAAATAATGTTgctgattttttaaaaacatacgATCGATCACCACTAGGGCGTtgaatattttttatgaaaccaacaaaacatttgaaagaTTAGTGTAATTTCAACAATTCGCCATTTTTAATCATGCCTCTTGGTGCAAATTCCAGTAAAATGTCCGAATGCAATCATTCGTTACTtttttgaagcatgtttttgtttcttaacTTTCCACAAGTCGAATTCCAGGAACTTAACTTGAGTTCCAGTCTTTTTTTCTATTACCTCCCCAATAAGTCCCAGATTCAGGAGTCTTTAAAGGTTTACAGAAACTTTGGGTGTGGCGTCTGCAGAGCTCATTTTAGATGACTACTACTCATACCATATTTCacctgaaatatttaaaaaagttaCAAGGAATCTGAGTTTGGTTGGGAAGCAGGTTGGGAGTTTTAGTTGTATTACAGTTATTTCTTTAACCTTGCTTCGTCAGCCTGATCAGTATGGAACTCCAGGAACGTCGTCGCCTTTTCATCCTTTCCTCGCAGGATGGCTTTGACACTGCCTTGctttaatgtgtttctgtgaggAAACCAGGCTGGCAGGAAGATAAACACATGGCAGTGACTCTCGTCTTCCCTCCTGTCGCCCGTGTTCAGATCTGATGGGCCTGAAGCGGATGATGGAGAAGCTCGGCGTGCCCAAGACCCACTTGGAGTTGAAGAAGATGATCGTGGAGGTGAcgggcggcagcagcagcaacaccatCAACTACCGGGACTTCGTCAAGATGATGCTGGGCAAGCGCTCAGCCGTGCTAAAGCTGTAAGtaagcgcgcgtgtgtgtgtgtgtgtgtgtgtgtgtgtgtgtgtgtgtgtgtgtgtggtgttatTTTTTCACACACTGTATGGGAGCCATCTGCTGGTTTTCACATGTATCCATAAGTCTGAGCGGGAGGATGTGTGTCGTGTGCTGTGTCGGCCGATCGTTTTCCCCcctcagaggagggaggggccCGGGGGATAACTAGCCATGATGTCACTGCTCACATGATGCACTGGTCATTaatcgccatggcaaccaaaCCCATCAATGTCGCCTGTCCATAGTCAATTCATCCTTATCTTTAGCTGGGATCATGGGCTTAGGTAACCGATTATAGGCTGATTAACCGCTGACAGGCACGTAGGCCTGCGAAACCCGCCTCAGTCTACCAAGAAAACTCATCTTCTACCACAAACATGAGACGTTCCTGTGGCTTTTCAGTGGATACTGGCATTTATTTCCATTTGTTGTTAAACGCAGCAAAGTGAAAGCCCTTTAAAGCAGCCTTAAAGCGGGTGAGCCTGCAGGGAGCCGCAGCCAGAGTGGCTGCTGCATCTCATCAGCTCTGCTGTGCTAAGCTGGCTGGACCCTTTAGCAGACAAATCTCATAATCCCTGAAACACCGAGCCGAGGAAACGCATAACTTTTCCTTGTTTACCCTcaaccatttttcaaaaagtgtgcCCCATAATCCCACAGCCCGCTGTTTAAAACTGGATCGCGCCCTTCCTGTCTCATGTATCTTGCATTTTAGCAGGATTGTCTCGGTATTCCAGAAATAGCTCGCTCATGTTGGTGTTACTTTCACCGAGACCATCCAGAGGGTCAGAACATCGCTTCATTGTCAGTGAGCTTGTTCTGGCTGCAGACATCTGACTTTTTGTTTGAACGAAAAAGCAGAGGTGGTTTGTTGTTGTGATAAATTGTGTTCATTGAGTGCTTTTCAGAAAAATGCCTCATGGTTTTTAAGTCCGTTAAGTACTTTTTTACGTTCATTTGTAACTGTAGTCATTCTCAATTTTCAAGGAAATTGCTCAGCACTAGTTAATGAAATGATCTTGAAATGAACACCTCTTGTTACATAATCAGACTCATCCACTCATTTGcacacattcactcactcaccaacactgacagctgccatgcaaggtgctccaGTAACTTGGAGTTCAAGACACGTTCAGGGCACGATTTGGACACTAAACCAACTTTCAGAGTGGAAACTGACCACAGCTGCCTACATCTGTGTCTCCAGAATGTGGTTTAGTCTTCTCCTTCAACCGCCTGCCTCCTGGACCTGCTGATAACAGCCAAGGCCTCACGAATTCCCCCGTTGTGCttggctgttttgtgtttgtgttgtgaggAGCAGGGCGGGAGGGGGGAGCTGAGGGCACCGAGCGGTTTCAGAATCGTGTTATTCAAAGCATTTGGCAGGACAACAATTGATTTTGTTGCAATTAGAGGAAAATGATTGAGGTCAGGCTTCACAATCGAGCTCTTAGGCCGCATTACACGAGTACTAAAGCACGCACAGCGGGCGTCGTCTGCTCAGCCAAGCCTTTGAATGACAGGTATGTGATGTGGAAACAGCTGGGAGGCTCATTTACTGCAAGTGTTattgttttgaagtttaataCAAGAATGGTTACCCTTGTTTTTGTCAAGTTGAACAAAGCTAACACATGACCCAATAGAAATATATGCATGAATCGCTTATTTTTACCCAGAATGATTCATAATAAACTATACCTGGAAACACACATATAATTCACATGTACAGTAACATTTTGAAACGGCATGTTTATTGGTTTTACTATTCTTTTGAATCGATTGATGTCGTTATTGACCCGGTAAGTCGTGGAGGAGTCGG is from Salarias fasciatus chromosome 7 unlocalized genomic scaffold, fSalaFa1.1 super_scaffold_4, whole genome shotgun sequence and encodes:
- the aif1l gene encoding allograft inflammatory factor 1-like — protein: MPSNFQGGKAFGLLKEQQRQKLEEINKEYLEDQKYRDEDDLPEKLERFKNKYAEFDLNDQGEIDLMGLKRMMEKLGVPKTHLELKKMIVEVTGGSSSNTINYRDFVKMMLGKRSAVLKLVLIFEDKASGSPCKPAGPPPKRDIASLP